In the Gemmatimonadaceae bacterium genome, one interval contains:
- a CDS encoding ABC transporter permease, whose translation MSLKQGVTHTTRSLLRTPLFSGAVILTLTIGIAAAAAIFAVVNAVLLRPLPYESPDRLVGIWNDMAPISLKHALQTAGTYRTIKLFARTIEGIAAYQDGSLSVADPDGRAEPARMNVAWMTAGAIPLLGVRTIVGRPFNEAEDTPKAPGVAVISERLWHGRFAGESNPVGKKLVVGGNLTEIIGVMPERFRFPNAGVDIWLPLRLDPNDQFAGGFNYTAFARLKPGVALDAVQRDIATVLPRVVDVTPTIAPGVTMQMVLDQAKPVPRVVPMRDDVIGDSARTLWMVAATALLVLLVTCANVANLLLVRADARHRELSVRAALGAGRTRVLSHFLTEAGLLAGASALLGLGAAVVATRLLVRAGPTDIPRLAEVSVDGSVVLFTIVVATLVGLACSAFPAIRFLRGDPLSGLREGGRGGTAGGKRQRTRSALVVAQVAFALVVLAASGLLLRSFQRLHAVRPGFDADGVATLWIAVPSLRYPDDSSVVRFYGELTDRIAQLPGVRGVGVTSHLPLSGNGMNQNPFYVEGDATNATKIPPLEIFATTDGGYFRAMGIPLVAGRMFDRAERQRPEEAIISRETAKIFFHDSTGRAALNRRFQALPNGPWHTIVGVVGSVRDTSLAGSLVRAVYFPEVHTADLTMGGLQRTMAVVARTSGDVATMTRAMQHIIRDLDPTLPTFGVRSMRATVESSMALLSFTMIVLGVAAAVTLVLGMIGLYGVIAYVVALRTRELGVRIALGAQPHAVARMVTTQGLALCSAGIAVGLVLVVVGGRFVRNLLFEVAPTDPLTLGATILLLGAFAMLASWIPARRAARVNPAEALRTD comes from the coding sequence ATGAGCCTCAAGCAAGGCGTCACGCACACCACGCGTTCTCTCCTCCGCACCCCGCTCTTCAGCGGCGCCGTGATACTCACCCTGACTATTGGGATCGCCGCCGCGGCCGCGATCTTTGCCGTCGTCAACGCGGTGCTGTTGCGTCCTCTCCCGTACGAGAGTCCCGACCGCCTCGTTGGCATCTGGAACGACATGGCGCCGATCTCACTCAAGCACGCGCTCCAGACGGCGGGGACGTATCGGACGATCAAGCTGTTTGCACGGACGATCGAGGGCATCGCGGCCTACCAGGATGGCTCGTTGAGCGTCGCGGATCCGGATGGACGCGCCGAACCGGCGCGCATGAATGTCGCCTGGATGACCGCAGGCGCGATCCCGTTGCTTGGCGTCAGGACAATCGTCGGCCGGCCCTTCAACGAAGCCGAGGACACACCCAAGGCACCCGGCGTCGCAGTGATTAGCGAACGCTTATGGCACGGGCGGTTCGCGGGTGAGTCGAATCCCGTGGGGAAGAAGCTCGTCGTTGGCGGCAATCTGACCGAGATCATCGGCGTCATGCCGGAGCGCTTCCGATTTCCGAACGCCGGCGTCGACATCTGGCTCCCACTTCGGCTCGATCCCAACGATCAATTCGCTGGCGGCTTCAATTACACCGCCTTTGCGCGTCTCAAGCCCGGCGTCGCGCTCGACGCCGTGCAGCGCGATATCGCGACTGTGTTGCCCCGCGTCGTGGACGTGACGCCGACTATCGCACCGGGCGTCACGATGCAAATGGTACTCGACCAGGCGAAGCCAGTGCCGCGCGTCGTGCCGATGCGCGACGACGTGATCGGCGACTCCGCGCGCACGTTGTGGATGGTCGCCGCCACGGCGTTGCTCGTGCTGCTCGTGACCTGCGCGAACGTGGCGAATCTGCTGCTCGTCCGTGCCGACGCGAGACATCGCGAACTTTCGGTGCGCGCGGCGCTCGGCGCCGGTCGCACGCGCGTGCTCTCGCATTTCCTCACCGAAGCAGGCCTTCTTGCCGGCGCGTCGGCGCTGCTCGGACTCGGCGCGGCGGTCGTCGCGACGCGGCTCCTGGTGCGCGCCGGTCCAACGGACATTCCTCGACTCGCGGAAGTCAGCGTGGATGGGAGCGTCGTTTTGTTCACGATAGTCGTCGCGACGCTCGTCGGACTTGCATGCAGCGCCTTCCCAGCGATTCGATTCCTGCGTGGCGATCCGCTGTCCGGACTGCGCGAGGGTGGGCGCGGCGGCACCGCTGGCGGAAAACGCCAGCGCACGCGCAGCGCGCTTGTTGTCGCACAGGTCGCGTTCGCGCTCGTCGTGCTCGCGGCATCCGGTCTTCTGCTTCGAAGCTTCCAGCGGCTGCACGCGGTTCGTCCGGGCTTCGACGCCGACGGCGTCGCGACGCTCTGGATCGCGGTGCCATCGCTGCGATATCCGGACGACTCGAGCGTCGTGCGCTTCTACGGCGAGCTCACCGATCGCATCGCCCAACTTCCAGGCGTGCGGGGCGTGGGCGTCACGTCGCATCTTCCGCTCTCCGGAAATGGGATGAATCAGAATCCGTTTTACGTCGAGGGGGACGCAACCAACGCGACGAAGATTCCGCCCCTCGAGATATTCGCGACGACTGACGGCGGCTATTTCCGCGCAATGGGAATTCCACTTGTCGCCGGGCGCATGTTCGACCGCGCCGAGCGCCAGCGACCGGAGGAAGCAATCATCAGCCGCGAGACGGCAAAGATCTTTTTCCACGACTCGACGGGCCGCGCCGCACTCAACCGGCGCTTCCAGGCCTTGCCTAACGGGCCATGGCACACCATTGTCGGTGTCGTCGGCAGCGTTCGCGACACGTCCCTCGCGGGCTCGCTCGTGCGGGCGGTGTATTTCCCCGAGGTACACACGGCTGACTTGACGATGGGAGGGCTGCAGCGGACGATGGCGGTTGTGGCGCGCACGAGCGGCGATGTGGCGACGATGACGCGCGCAATGCAGCACATCATCCGCGATTTGGATCCGACTCTGCCGACCTTCGGCGTGCGGTCGATGCGGGCGACGGTCGAGTCGTCGATGGCGCTCCTGTCATTCACGATGATCGTGCTCGGTGTGGCAGCGGCGGTGACGCTCGTGCTCGGCATGATCGGTTTGTATGGCGTGATCGCGTACGTGGTTGCGTTGCGGACGCGCGAACTGGGCGTCCGAATCGCGTTAGGCGCACAGCCTCATGCGGTCGCACGGATGGTGACGACGCAAGGACTCGCGCTGTGCAGCGCGGGGATCGCGGTGGGTCTCGTATTGGTGGTCGTCGGCGGCCGCTTCGTGCGCAATCTGTTGTTCGAGGTCGCGCCGACCGATCCGCTCACGTTAGGCGCGACCATCCTGCTCCTCGGCGCATTCGCGATGCTGGCGAGCTGGATTCCGGCGCGCCGGGCTGCGCGCGTGAATCCGGCGGAAGCGCTGCGAACGGATTGA
- a CDS encoding ECF-type sigma factor — MSNSELATLHHDAAPTTESAGITGLLAELREGRRDAFNQLLPLVYHELRRSARRELAMRPSDSLSTTALVHELYLKFSRADRTDWRNRAHFLGVASVAMRHILVDRARRRAAEKRGGPQRHVTLDENLTAVDTQAESLLELHEALDQLARLNERLARVVECRFFGGMTEQETAEALHVGVRTVRRDWIKARGLLYEALGADFARETAQLTAPTE; from the coding sequence ATGTCTAACTCCGAGCTTGCCACACTTCATCATGACGCCGCGCCGACGACGGAGTCGGCGGGTATCACCGGGCTCCTCGCGGAGCTGCGCGAGGGGCGGCGTGACGCGTTCAATCAACTGCTTCCGCTCGTGTATCACGAGCTGCGCCGCTCCGCGCGGCGTGAGCTCGCAATGCGCCCGAGCGATTCGTTGTCGACGACCGCGCTCGTTCATGAGCTGTATCTCAAATTTTCGCGCGCCGACCGCACCGACTGGCGGAATCGCGCGCACTTCCTCGGCGTCGCGTCGGTGGCGATGCGCCACATTCTCGTCGATCGCGCGCGGCGACGCGCAGCGGAGAAGCGCGGCGGGCCGCAGCGACACGTCACTCTCGACGAGAACCTGACTGCCGTGGACACGCAAGCCGAGTCGCTCCTCGAGCTGCACGAAGCGCTCGATCAGCTCGCGCGATTGAACGAGCGGCTAGCGCGCGTGGTCGAATGCCGTTTCTTCGGCGGCATGACGGAGCAGGAAACCGCCGAAGCCCTGCACGTCGGCGTCCGCACCGTTCGTCGCGATTGGATCAAGGCGCGTGGTCTGTTATACGAGGCACTCGGCGCGGACTTCGCGCGCGAGACGGCTCAGCTCACGGCGCCGACCGAGTAA
- a CDS encoding serine/threonine-protein kinase produces the protein MIPLGSLSRERWHVLEPLLDAALELEPGLRPAFLDDACRGDPALRADLRSLIASCEMGTTILSTPAAITYAPLLTEDDTQMPSLLGNRYRIVREIGRGGMATVYLATDPKHGRQVAVKALHNDVARVIGRERFAREIEIAASLSHPHILPLHDSGEEHAGGSETPTLLYFVSPFAGDESLRDRLRREPRLPSNEVVRLGREIALALDYAHRRGVIHLDIKPENILLQEGHAVLADFGIARAISTAGDEARTSAPIFGTPPYMSPEQALGLSDVDGRSDIYSLGCVLYEMITGEQPFAPQRDRAESPTRAERTMPNESALTRYVSQEIADVVLRAMAPLREERFATAAELAVALAGAGRRRRLRRLRRATYAIATSIAMIASFVALWTSRGAAASDVDLLAVAPFDVASPSLGLWREGLVDVLSRSLDGAGALRAVPASVIIRRWSGRADAQSARTLGEGTGARLVLFGGLLAAGDSVRASVKLIDTKSGRTIAEIERRDVARRMDRLSDSIAVAVLRELGRSRRARLEARAH, from the coding sequence ATGATCCCGTTAGGCTCGTTGTCTCGCGAACGCTGGCACGTGCTGGAGCCGCTGCTCGACGCTGCGCTCGAGCTCGAGCCTGGCCTGCGCCCGGCGTTCCTCGACGACGCATGTCGCGGGGATCCGGCGTTGCGCGCGGATCTGCGCTCGCTGATCGCGTCGTGCGAGATGGGGACAACGATTCTCTCGACGCCGGCGGCGATCACGTATGCGCCGCTCCTCACCGAAGACGATACCCAGATGCCGAGCTTGCTCGGCAATCGCTATCGGATCGTGCGGGAGATTGGCCGCGGTGGCATGGCGACGGTCTACCTCGCGACGGATCCAAAGCACGGCCGGCAGGTCGCGGTCAAAGCGCTGCACAACGACGTTGCGCGCGTGATCGGCCGCGAGCGTTTCGCGCGTGAAATCGAAATCGCGGCGAGTCTTTCACATCCGCATATCCTGCCGTTACACGACTCGGGCGAGGAACACGCTGGCGGTAGCGAAACGCCGACGCTGTTGTACTTCGTATCGCCGTTCGCCGGTGACGAATCGCTCCGCGATCGGTTGCGTCGCGAGCCGCGCCTTCCGTCGAACGAAGTCGTGCGTCTCGGTCGCGAGATCGCGCTCGCGCTCGACTATGCGCACCGGCGCGGCGTGATTCATCTCGACATCAAGCCCGAGAATATTCTCCTGCAGGAGGGCCACGCCGTTCTTGCTGACTTCGGGATAGCGCGAGCGATCAGCACTGCTGGCGACGAGGCGCGAACGAGCGCGCCGATCTTCGGCACGCCACCGTATATGAGTCCCGAGCAGGCGCTCGGGCTCTCCGACGTCGACGGACGGAGCGACATCTACTCGCTCGGCTGCGTGCTTTACGAGATGATCACCGGAGAGCAGCCCTTCGCGCCCCAGCGCGATCGGGCGGAGTCACCGACACGGGCAGAGCGTACGATGCCTAACGAGTCTGCGCTGACGCGGTACGTGTCACAGGAGATCGCCGACGTCGTGCTGCGAGCGATGGCGCCGTTACGCGAGGAACGCTTCGCCACGGCGGCCGAGCTGGCGGTCGCGCTCGCCGGAGCTGGGCGTCGCCGCCGACTCCGTCGATTGCGGCGCGCGACGTACGCCATTGCGACCTCGATTGCAATGATCGCCTCGTTCGTTGCGTTGTGGACGTCACGCGGCGCCGCGGCATCGGATGTCGACCTCCTCGCCGTCGCTCCCTTCGACGTCGCGTCGCCGTCGCTCGGCCTCTGGCGCGAAGGACTCGTCGACGTGCTGTCACGCAGCCTGGATGGCGCGGGTGCGCTGCGCGCCGTACCTGCATCGGTGATCATTCGCCGCTGGTCGGGACGCGCCGATGCGCAATCGGCCCGCACGCTGGGCGAAGGAACCGGTGCGCGTCTCGTGCTGTTCGGTGGACTGCTCGCGGCCGGCGACTCCGTGCGGGCGAGCGTCAAGCTCATCGACACGAAGAGCGGTCGGACGATCGCCGAGATCGAGCGGCGCGATGTCGCGCGTCGCATGGACCGACTCTCTGACTCGATTGCCGTTGCCGTGCTGCGCGAGCTCGGGCGATCGCGTCGTGCACGGCTCGAGGCGCGCGCGCACTGA